The following are encoded in a window of Rhizobium sp. 11515TR genomic DNA:
- a CDS encoding YicC/YloC family endoribonuclease, whose translation MALQSMTGFARREGTSGRGRWAWELRSVNGKGLDIRLRLPPGLERLETDVRKSIADRLSRGNLQVSLSLSVEESRVEIVVNQDALTAVLALRDQLAGIVDPAPLRLESLMAVRGLVEFKEAEEDEDVVAARDTDIMAGLEAALADLRDMRRQEGDALGKVLLGHVATIEALTSTVERDPSRSPQEIAAKLATQVSMLLDGSSGLDRDRLHAEAALLATKADLREEIDRLKAHVAAARDLISKGGPVGRKLDFLAQEFNRESNTICSKSNAAAVTAAGIELKVVIDQFREQVQNLE comes from the coding sequence ATGGCGTTGCAGTCCATGACCGGCTTTGCCCGGCGTGAGGGAACGAGTGGTCGTGGCCGCTGGGCATGGGAACTGCGCTCGGTAAACGGCAAGGGGTTGGATATCCGCCTGCGCTTGCCGCCGGGCCTGGAGCGCCTCGAAACCGATGTCCGCAAGTCGATCGCGGATCGGCTCTCGCGCGGCAATCTTCAGGTCAGCCTGTCGCTCTCGGTGGAAGAAAGCCGTGTCGAGATCGTCGTGAACCAGGATGCGCTGACGGCGGTCCTGGCGCTGCGCGATCAGCTGGCCGGCATCGTCGATCCCGCTCCGCTGCGCCTGGAAAGTCTGATGGCTGTGCGCGGCCTGGTGGAATTCAAGGAAGCCGAGGAAGACGAGGACGTTGTCGCCGCGCGCGACACAGATATCATGGCCGGCCTCGAGGCGGCACTCGCCGATCTCCGCGACATGCGCCGGCAGGAGGGCGATGCACTCGGCAAGGTTCTGCTCGGTCATGTCGCGACGATCGAGGCGCTGACATCAACGGTCGAGCGTGACCCTTCTCGTTCCCCGCAGGAAATTGCCGCGAAACTGGCGACGCAGGTTTCGATGCTTCTGGATGGCTCGTCGGGCCTTGATCGTGACCGGCTCCACGCCGAAGCTGCCCTTCTTGCCACCAAGGCCGATCTGCGCGAGGAGATCGATCGCCTGAAGGCCCACGTGGCGGCGGCGCGCGATCTGATATCCAAGGGCGGCCCTGTCGGCCGCAAGCTCGATTTTCTTGCACAGGAATTTAACCGGGAATCGAATACCATCTGTTCGAAATCGAATGCAGCGGCCGTGACAGCCGCCGGCATCGAGCTGAAAGTGGTAATCGACCAGTTCCGCGAACAGGTCCAGAATTTGGAGTAG
- the fabF gene encoding beta-ketoacyl-ACP synthase II: protein MRRVVITGTGMVSPLGCGTEVSWTRLLAGHNGARLVTEFEVEDLAAKIACRIPVGDGTDGTFNADDWMEPKEQRKVDPFIIYGMAAADMALADARWHPETDEDQIATGVMIGSGIGGLEGIVEAGYTLRDKGPRRISPFFIPGRLINLVSGQVSIRHKLRGPNHAVVTACSTGAHAIGDAARLIMLGDADVMVAGGAEAPVCRISLAGFAACKALSTDFNDTPQKASRPYDRDRDGFVMGEGAGIVVLEELEHAKARGAKIYAEVVGYGLSGDAHHITAPSEDGEGAFRCMTSALKRAGLTPDDVDYINAHGTSTMADTIELGAVERLVGNAASRISMSSTKSATGHLLGAAGAIEAIFATLAIRDNVAPPTLNLDNPERETAIDLVPHKARKREINVALSNSFGFGGTNASLVLRRYEA, encoded by the coding sequence ATGAGACGTGTCGTTATCACGGGTACCGGCATGGTATCACCTTTGGGCTGTGGCACTGAGGTGTCCTGGACGCGTTTGCTCGCTGGGCACAATGGTGCACGCCTCGTGACTGAATTCGAGGTCGAAGACCTCGCGGCAAAGATTGCCTGCCGCATTCCTGTCGGCGACGGCACCGACGGCACGTTCAATGCTGACGATTGGATGGAGCCGAAGGAACAGCGCAAGGTCGATCCCTTCATCATCTATGGCATGGCGGCCGCCGACATGGCGCTGGCCGATGCCCGCTGGCACCCGGAAACGGATGAAGACCAGATTGCCACGGGCGTCATGATCGGCTCGGGCATTGGCGGCCTCGAAGGCATCGTCGAAGCCGGCTATACGCTGCGCGACAAGGGGCCGCGCCGCATCTCGCCCTTCTTCATCCCCGGTCGTCTCATCAATCTCGTCTCCGGTCAGGTTTCCATCCGTCACAAGCTGCGCGGCCCGAACCACGCGGTCGTCACCGCATGCTCGACCGGCGCGCACGCGATCGGCGACGCTGCTCGTCTGATCATGCTCGGCGATGCCGATGTTATGGTGGCAGGCGGTGCCGAAGCTCCGGTCTGCCGCATTTCGCTTGCGGGCTTTGCTGCCTGCAAGGCGCTGTCGACGGACTTCAACGATACGCCGCAAAAGGCCTCGCGCCCCTACGACCGCGACCGTGACGGCTTCGTCATGGGCGAGGGCGCCGGCATCGTTGTTCTTGAAGAACTGGAGCACGCCAAGGCGCGCGGCGCCAAGATCTATGCAGAAGTCGTCGGCTACGGCCTCTCGGGCGACGCGCATCATATCACCGCTCCGTCCGAAGACGGCGAAGGTGCTTTCCGCTGCATGACATCAGCGCTGAAGCGCGCCGGCCTGACGCCTGATGATGTCGACTACATCAATGCCCATGGCACATCGACCATGGCCGATACGATCGAACTCGGCGCTGTCGAGCGGCTGGTCGGCAATGCCGCGTCGAGGATTTCCATGTCGTCCACCAAGTCGGCAACGGGTCATCTTCTTGGCGCTGCCGGTGCCATCGAAGCGATCTTTGCGACGCTCGCCATTCGTGACAACGTCGCCCCGCCCACGCTCAATCTGGATAATCCGGAGCGCGAGACCGCCATCGATCTCGTTCCGCACAAGGCCCGCAAGCGCGAAATCAACGTTGCGCTGTCGAACTCCTTCGGCTTCGGCGGCACGAATGCGTCGCTTGTCCTGCGCCGTTATGAGGCTTAA
- the pdxA gene encoding 4-hydroxythreonine-4-phosphate dehydrogenase PdxA codes for MPRRSSLPLALTQGDPAGIGPDITLAAWLRRGELDLPPFLFLGDAAVLAARASQLGLTVPLATADPANACNIFPDALPILPIEAGMDVIAGEPHVATAKGTIAAIETAVSLSMSGRTSAVVTNPIAKSVLYDAGFGFPGHTEFLADLATRATGKPVMPVMLLAGPKLRAIPVTIHISLKEVPETLTSDLIAETCRITDRDLRVRFGISKPRLAVAGLNPHAGENGALGKEDDEIVWPAIDRLRSEGIDAFGPLPADTMFHDDARRRYDVAICMYHDQALIPAKALGFDDSVNVTLGLPFVRTSPDHGTAFGIAGKGIAKEDSLVAALKLASEISSKTGNNP; via the coding sequence ATGCCACGGCGCTCTTCCCTCCCCCTCGCGCTCACACAGGGGGATCCGGCTGGCATAGGTCCCGACATCACCCTCGCCGCCTGGCTTCGCCGCGGCGAGCTTGATCTGCCACCCTTCCTGTTTCTTGGCGATGCCGCCGTGCTTGCGGCGCGAGCTTCTCAGCTCGGCCTGACCGTACCGCTTGCGACCGCCGATCCGGCGAATGCCTGTAATATCTTTCCCGATGCGCTGCCGATCCTGCCGATCGAGGCTGGCATGGATGTCATCGCCGGCGAGCCGCATGTGGCGACCGCAAAAGGCACGATTGCCGCCATCGAAACGGCCGTTTCCCTCAGCATGAGTGGCCGGACATCCGCAGTCGTCACCAATCCTATCGCCAAATCGGTGCTCTATGATGCCGGTTTCGGCTTTCCTGGCCATACGGAATTCCTGGCGGATCTTGCAACCCGCGCCACTGGAAAGCCGGTCATGCCGGTCATGCTGCTTGCCGGTCCGAAGCTTCGCGCGATCCCAGTCACCATCCATATCTCGCTGAAGGAGGTGCCTGAAACGTTGACCTCCGATCTGATCGCCGAGACATGCCGGATTACCGATCGCGACCTCCGCGTCCGTTTCGGCATCTCCAAGCCGCGCCTTGCCGTTGCCGGTCTCAATCCGCATGCGGGAGAGAATGGCGCGCTCGGCAAGGAAGACGACGAAATCGTATGGCCTGCGATCGACAGGCTCCGCTCCGAGGGCATCGACGCATTCGGCCCCCTGCCCGCCGACACCATGTTTCATGACGACGCCCGCCGGCGTTACGATGTCGCCATCTGCATGTATCACGATCAGGCATTGATCCCGGCCAAGGCGCTCGGCTTCGACGATTCCGTCAATGTCACGCTCGGCTTACCTTTTGTCCGCACGTCTCCGGATCACGGCACGGCTTTTGGCATCGCCGGTAAGGGTATTGCCAAGGAAGACAGCCTTGTCGCTGCGTTGAAGCTGGCCAGCGAAATCAGCAGCAAGACCGGAAACAATCCCTGA
- the rsmA gene encoding 16S rRNA (adenine(1518)-N(6)/adenine(1519)-N(6))-dimethyltransferase RsmA, translating to MAALDGLPPLRDVIQRHGLDARKALGQNFLLDLNLTQKVARAAGSLEGVTVFEVGPGPGGLTRAILALGAAKVIAVERDARCLPALAEIADHYPGRLEVIEGDALKTDFAALVPQGPVKIIANLPYNVGTQLLVNWLLSAQWPPFWQSLTLMFQKEVGQRIVAQEDDDHYGRLGVLCGWRAEARMAFDIPPQAFTPPPKVTSTVVHLTPRENPIPCAVDKLEKVTQAAFGQRRKMLRQSLKPLGGEALLLKADIDPQRRAETLSVEEFCRLANCL from the coding sequence ATGGCCGCTCTCGATGGCTTGCCGCCCCTTCGCGATGTAATTCAACGCCACGGCCTCGATGCGCGCAAGGCGCTTGGCCAGAACTTCCTTCTCGATCTCAATCTGACCCAGAAGGTCGCGCGCGCAGCCGGATCGCTCGAAGGCGTCACCGTCTTCGAAGTTGGCCCTGGACCGGGTGGCCTCACGCGCGCCATCCTGGCGCTCGGAGCGGCCAAGGTCATCGCCGTCGAACGCGATGCGCGCTGCCTGCCGGCTCTGGCGGAAATCGCCGATCACTATCCCGGCCGGCTGGAGGTGATCGAAGGCGATGCGTTGAAGACGGATTTCGCCGCCCTTGTCCCGCAAGGGCCGGTCAAGATCATCGCAAACCTGCCCTATAATGTTGGGACGCAGTTGTTGGTGAACTGGCTTCTGTCGGCCCAATGGCCGCCCTTCTGGCAATCCCTGACCCTGATGTTCCAGAAGGAAGTCGGCCAGCGGATCGTGGCGCAGGAGGATGACGATCATTATGGCCGGCTCGGCGTGCTCTGCGGCTGGCGGGCAGAGGCCCGCATGGCTTTCGACATACCGCCACAGGCCTTCACGCCGCCGCCTAAGGTGACCTCGACCGTGGTGCATCTGACGCCGAGGGAAAACCCTATCCCTTGCGCCGTCGACAAGCTGGAGAAGGTGACCCAGGCCGCCTTCGGTCAGCGCCGCAAGATGCTGCGACAGAGCTTGAAGCCGCTTGGCGGCGAAGCCCTACTGCTAAAAGCCGATATCGACCCGCAGCGCCGCGCCGAAACGCTTTCGGTGGAAGAATTCTGCCGGCTGGCGAATTGCCTGTAA
- a CDS encoding peptidylprolyl isomerase, whose protein sequence is MFSGKTPMRALLFGAAALVMASFAVPSGDVAFAASEVKVLVNSQVITSGDIARRVAFLKLQRQKGDLNKLAKEQLVDETLKRAEISRLRMSVSTTDVDAAFGRFASSNKMTPAQLSQILEKAGVGVDHFKSYIAVSMSWPRVVNARFGARSRMSNDDLVTRMTENKTKPVTTEYFLKQIVFVVPAAKRNAILNQRKAEAEASRSKFPGCDQAKVFAATMRDVSVQDLGRVLAPEVPEMWKPLLEKASGNTTTPIVTDRGVEYVAICSQRQVNDDVAAAAVFRAEDIGKDKATGVSANDKKYMDELRSKAQIVYR, encoded by the coding sequence ATGTTTTCTGGAAAGACACCGATGCGCGCTCTGTTGTTCGGAGCCGCGGCCTTGGTTATGGCGAGCTTCGCCGTGCCGAGCGGCGATGTTGCTTTCGCAGCAAGCGAAGTGAAAGTCCTCGTCAATAGCCAGGTAATCACATCCGGCGACATAGCCAGGCGCGTCGCCTTTCTCAAATTGCAGCGCCAGAAAGGCGATCTGAACAAGCTTGCCAAGGAGCAGCTCGTCGACGAAACGCTGAAGCGCGCGGAGATCTCCCGCCTGCGCATGTCCGTTTCGACGACGGACGTCGATGCCGCCTTCGGCCGTTTCGCCTCCAGCAACAAGATGACACCGGCACAGCTTAGCCAGATTCTCGAAAAGGCCGGTGTCGGCGTTGATCACTTCAAATCCTATATCGCCGTTTCCATGAGCTGGCCGCGGGTCGTCAATGCACGTTTCGGCGCAAGAAGCCGCATGTCGAACGACGATCTCGTGACGCGCATGACGGAAAACAAGACGAAGCCGGTCACGACGGAATATTTCCTGAAGCAGATCGTCTTCGTCGTTCCGGCTGCAAAGCGGAACGCCATTTTGAACCAGCGCAAGGCGGAAGCGGAAGCATCGCGGTCGAAGTTCCCGGGCTGCGACCAGGCAAAGGTCTTCGCCGCGACCATGCGTGACGTCTCCGTCCAGGACCTTGGCCGCGTCCTTGCACCAGAAGTTCCGGAAATGTGGAAGCCGCTCCTGGAGAAGGCTTCCGGCAACACGACCACGCCGATCGTAACCGATCGCGGCGTCGAATATGTTGCCATTTGCTCGCAACGTCAGGTGAATGATGACGTCGCCGCCGCTGCCGTGTTCCGTGCCGAGGATATCGGTAAGGACAAGGCAACGGGTGTGAGCGCCAATGACAAGAAGTATATGGATGAGCTGCGCTCCAAGGCGCAGATCGTCTATCGCTGA
- the fabG gene encoding 3-oxoacyl-[acyl-carrier-protein] reductase — MLDLTGRKALVTGASGGIGEEIARLLHKQGAIVGLHGTRVEKLEALASELGDGVKIFPANLSDRDEVKALGAKAEEELGGVDILVNNAGITKDGLFVRMSDEDWDAVLEVNLTAVFRLTRELTHPMMRRRYGRIINITSVVGVTGNPGQANYCASKAGMIGFTKSLAQEIATRNVTVNCVAPGFIESAMTGKLNDKQKEAIMGAIPMKRMGTGQEVASAVAYLASSEASYVTGQTIHVNGGMAMI, encoded by the coding sequence ATGCTTGATTTGACCGGCCGCAAGGCCTTGGTAACCGGCGCATCCGGCGGCATCGGTGAAGAAATTGCCCGGCTCCTGCACAAGCAGGGCGCCATCGTCGGCCTGCACGGCACGCGCGTCGAAAAGCTGGAGGCGCTGGCCTCCGAACTCGGCGATGGCGTCAAGATCTTCCCGGCCAACCTGTCGGACCGCGATGAAGTCAAGGCGCTCGGCGCCAAGGCGGAAGAGGAGCTCGGCGGCGTCGATATCCTCGTCAACAATGCCGGCATCACCAAGGACGGCCTCTTCGTACGCATGAGCGACGAGGACTGGGACGCCGTGCTGGAAGTCAATCTGACCGCCGTCTTCCGCCTGACGCGGGAGTTGACCCATCCGATGATGCGCCGGCGCTACGGCCGCATCATCAACATCACTTCCGTCGTCGGCGTGACGGGTAATCCGGGTCAGGCGAACTATTGCGCCTCCAAGGCCGGCATGATCGGCTTCACCAAGTCGCTGGCGCAGGAAATCGCCACCCGCAACGTCACGGTCAACTGCGTTGCGCCGGGCTTCATCGAAAGCGCGATGACGGGCAAGCTGAACGACAAGCAGAAGGAAGCCATCATGGGGGCGATCCCCATGAAGCGTATGGGCACGGGTCAGGAAGTCGCTTCCGCCGTCGCTTATCTCGCTTCCTCGGAGGCGAGCTATGTCACGGGGCAGACGATCCATGTCAACGGCGGCATGGCGATGATCTAA
- a CDS encoding acyl carrier protein codes for MSDIAERVKKIVVDHLGVDADKVVESASFIDDLGADSLDTVELVMAFEEEFGVEIPDDAADSILTVGDAVKFIEKAQA; via the coding sequence ATGAGCGATATCGCAGAACGCGTAAAGAAAATTGTTGTTGATCATCTTGGCGTTGACGCCGACAAGGTTGTTGAAAGCGCAAGCTTTATCGACGATCTGGGTGCGGACTCGCTCGACACCGTCGAACTGGTCATGGCCTTCGAAGAAGAATTCGGCGTTGAAATTCCGGACGACGCTGCTGACTCGATCCTGACGGTCGGCGACGCGGTAAAGTTCATTGAGAAGGCTCAGGCCTAA
- the gmk gene encoding guanylate kinase, protein MKPATSTSIPIARRGLMLAISSPSGAGKSTIARTLLDKDKQVSLSVSVTTRQRRPSEIEGVHYHFVSQREFERLRDSDSLLEWAEVHGNFYGTPREPVETAMSEGRDMLFDIDWQGAQQLQEKMPADVVSIFVLPPTMTELQSRLHRRAEDSEEVIAMRLANSRAEIAHWREYDYVIVNDDLNIAFDAVQSIVKAERLRRDRRHGMFDFVRDLLEETPKL, encoded by the coding sequence ATGAAGCCGGCGACATCCACATCCATTCCGATCGCCCGCCGGGGGCTGATGCTTGCCATCTCCTCGCCCTCGGGAGCCGGCAAGTCGACGATCGCGCGCACACTGCTCGACAAGGACAAGCAGGTGAGCCTCTCGGTCAGCGTCACGACGCGGCAGCGCAGGCCGAGCGAGATCGAAGGCGTGCACTATCATTTTGTCTCGCAGCGCGAATTCGAGCGTCTGCGCGATTCCGACTCCTTGCTCGAATGGGCCGAGGTGCACGGCAATTTCTACGGCACGCCACGCGAGCCTGTGGAGACGGCGATGTCGGAAGGCCGTGACATGCTCTTCGACATCGACTGGCAGGGCGCCCAGCAGTTGCAGGAGAAGATGCCGGCTGATGTCGTCTCAATCTTCGTGCTTCCGCCGACCATGACGGAGCTGCAATCGCGGCTGCATCGCCGCGCAGAGGATTCCGAAGAGGTCATCGCCATGCGTCTCGCCAATTCCCGGGCCGAGATCGCTCACTGGCGCGAATATGATTATGTCATCGTCAATGACGACCTGAACATTGCTTTCGATGCCGTTCAGTCGATCGTCAAGGCCGAACGCCTGCGCCGTGACCGTCGGCACGGCATGTTCGATTTCGTTCGGGACCTGCTCGAAGAGACGCCGAAGCTCTAA
- the mltG gene encoding endolytic transglycosylase MltG: MSDTNQSNGTPNGQKGPIIPKSANEALRPERVPDPPKRSRKARSQMVIFLNFLMTLAVFVAVAAIGGAYYAFSIYQGPGPLTTNTNFIVRNGAGLSEIANRLESNNIITDQRIFRWLTATYLHDGETLRAGEYEIKAGASMKDIMELLKSGKSILYSVTLPEGLTVRQMFNKLQADVVLEGDLPSALPPEGSLRPDTYKFTRGTKRTEIVQQMVAAQTKLVDQIWEKRDSSVQLASKQDFITLASMVEKETGVADERAHVASVFLNRLGKGMRLQSDPTVIYGLFGGEGKPSDRPIYQSDLKKDTPYNTYLIKGLPPTPIANPGKDALEAVANPWKTQDLYFVADGTGGHVFAATLDEHNANVRRWRKLVAEKGEDPSAIAVDGQPDDAAIAPGSGAQQKKKTN, translated from the coding sequence GTGAGCGATACGAACCAGAGCAACGGAACTCCGAACGGGCAGAAAGGACCGATTATCCCGAAATCGGCGAATGAAGCCCTGCGTCCGGAGCGTGTTCCGGATCCGCCGAAGCGTTCGCGCAAAGCCCGCAGCCAGATGGTCATCTTCCTGAACTTTCTGATGACGCTTGCGGTTTTCGTCGCCGTTGCCGCCATCGGCGGCGCCTATTACGCGTTTTCGATCTATCAGGGTCCCGGTCCTCTGACGACCAACACCAATTTCATCGTGCGCAATGGTGCTGGCCTCAGCGAGATTGCCAACCGCCTGGAATCCAATAACATCATCACCGATCAGCGCATCTTCCGCTGGTTGACGGCCACCTATCTGCATGATGGTGAAACGCTTCGCGCCGGCGAATACGAAATCAAGGCCGGCGCTTCCATGAAGGACATCATGGAGCTGCTGAAGTCCGGCAAGTCGATCCTCTATTCGGTTACTTTGCCGGAAGGGCTTACGGTGCGGCAGATGTTCAACAAGCTGCAGGCGGATGTCGTGCTGGAGGGCGATCTGCCGTCAGCCCTGCCGCCGGAAGGCAGCCTGAGGCCGGACACCTATAAGTTCACGCGCGGCACGAAGCGCACCGAAATCGTTCAGCAGATGGTGGCGGCACAGACCAAACTGGTCGATCAGATCTGGGAGAAGCGCGATTCAAGCGTCCAGCTGGCGAGCAAGCAGGATTTCATCACGCTGGCTTCCATGGTGGAGAAGGAAACCGGCGTGGCGGACGAACGCGCCCATGTCGCTTCCGTCTTCCTGAACCGGTTGGGCAAGGGTATGCGCCTGCAGTCCGACCCGACGGTCATCTATGGCCTCTTCGGTGGTGAAGGAAAGCCGTCCGATCGCCCGATCTACCAGTCCGACCTGAAGAAGGACACGCCTTATAATACCTACCTCATCAAGGGCTTGCCGCCGACGCCGATCGCAAATCCGGGCAAGGATGCTCTGGAGGCGGTCGCCAACCCCTGGAAGACGCAGGACCTCTATTTCGTGGCGGATGGCACCGGCGGACATGTCTTCGCCGCGACGCTGGACGAGCACAATGCCAATGTCAGGCGCTGGCGCAAGCTGGTTGCCGAGAAGGGCGAAGATCCCAGCGCCATTGCCGTTGATGGTCAACCCGACGATGCTGCCATAGCCCCCGGTTCGGGCGCGCAGCAGAAGAAGAAGACCAACTAA